A part of Candidatus Saccharibacteria bacterium genomic DNA contains:
- a CDS encoding alpha-amylase: MIGRGVVLYLHVHQPWRVRDYTVFDTAVNHEYFMGTSETHRDNKVIFEKVAEKSYRPMNKLLKELLDTHPQFKVSLSITGTFIEQAEQWAPDVLESFKGLVASGRVEIVSETYYHSLAFFYTHSEFERQVDIHRQKVRELFGVETGVFRNTELAYNDELAKWADNYGYKGILAEGWDPVLGWRSPNYVYRPAGTKNIRLLMKNYRLSDDLAFRFSNQDWEQFPLKADTFNEWTNSALGDEGEIINLFMDYETFGEHQWADTGIFDFFKEFVRQWLANDANTFYTVSEACDVFEPADDVSVPNTVTWADTERDLTAWLGNSMQHEAMHHLYALEGDILRSNDTDLIADWRRLTTSDHAYYMCTKWFSDGDVHAYFSPYDSPYEAFLYFMNALRDVRYRVMEHHRPGGFGG; the protein is encoded by the coding sequence ATGATAGGTCGTGGCGTTGTCCTCTATCTGCACGTACATCAGCCCTGGCGCGTGCGTGACTATACTGTGTTTGACACGGCTGTAAACCATGAGTATTTCATGGGTACTAGCGAGACGCACCGAGACAACAAAGTTATTTTTGAAAAGGTAGCCGAAAAATCGTATCGACCGATGAATAAGCTACTCAAAGAGCTGCTCGATACGCACCCACAGTTTAAGGTCTCACTTAGCATCACAGGTACGTTTATCGAGCAAGCTGAACAATGGGCACCTGACGTACTTGAAAGCTTTAAGGGGCTAGTAGCAAGTGGACGCGTCGAAATTGTTTCGGAAACCTACTATCACTCACTCGCCTTTTTCTATACCCATAGCGAATTTGAGCGTCAGGTTGACATACATCGCCAGAAAGTTCGCGAACTCTTTGGTGTCGAGACCGGTGTGTTCCGTAACACCGAGCTAGCATATAACGATGAATTAGCTAAGTGGGCCGACAACTATGGCTACAAAGGTATCTTGGCAGAGGGTTGGGATCCGGTACTCGGTTGGCGTAGCCCAAACTATGTGTATCGACCAGCCGGCACAAAAAACATCCGGTTACTTATGAAGAACTATCGTCTGAGCGATGACCTAGCCTTTCGCTTTAGTAATCAAGACTGGGAGCAATTTCCGCTTAAAGCCGATACGTTTAACGAGTGGACGAATAGTGCACTTGGTGATGAGGGTGAAATTATTAATCTCTTTATGGACTATGAGACATTTGGCGAGCACCAGTGGGCCGATACCGGTATATTTGACTTCTTTAAAGAGTTCGTACGTCAATGGCTAGCCAACGATGCTAATACTTTTTACACAGTGAGCGAAGCGTGTGATGTCTTTGAGCCTGCAGATGATGTCAGTGTGCCGAATACGGTGACTTGGGCCGATACCGAGCGTGATTTAACTGCCTGGCTTGGCAATAGTATGCAGCATGAAGCCATGCACCACCTCTACGCGCTCGAGGGTGATATTCTTCGTAGTAATGATACTGATCTCATCGCGGATTGGCGACGACTGACGACGAGCGACCACGCTTACTACATGTGTACTAAGTGGTTTAGCGATGGTGACGTGCATGCGTACTTTAGTCCCTACGACTCGCCATACGAAGCCTTTTTGTATTTCATGAATGCGCTTCGAGATGTACGCTACCGCGTGATGGAGCACCATCGCCCGGGAGGCTTTGGTGGCTAG
- a CDS encoding glycosyltransferase, with translation MSKALAQHGAKIDFVLPYSAHHPDTEYMTIHSATSLNPIHKFGIMGAYDTKYVDQPDLGKVHANDLQSMRGVQKRYVAFVERFVKKNGNPDAIHAHDWLTIEAGMRAKQLTDAPLVVHVHATEFDRAGTFGGGNPIVHEIEYQGLMMADRVIAVSNITKSIIVHKYGIPADKIEVIHNAIDVTTMGNYDYDGRTYRYLEALRAEGHTVISTVTRFTVQKGLVNLVRGFARACEKYDKLALVLAGDGEQRDELIQLSADLGVADRVFFTGFVRGKQWRDAYNVADIFVMSSVSEPFGLTALEAAHHDTALIISKQSGVGEVLNSIFRYDFWDIDKLADQLVGIATSPALKQSLKTDVKNEYAKLSWNDVARKCMALYRRMKVGATA, from the coding sequence ATGAGCAAAGCACTGGCGCAACATGGTGCCAAAATCGACTTTGTTCTTCCCTATTCTGCACACCACCCTGATACCGAATACATGACTATTCATTCGGCGACGAGCCTCAATCCTATTCATAAGTTTGGTATAATGGGCGCCTACGACACCAAATATGTTGATCAGCCCGATCTCGGTAAAGTTCATGCAAACGATCTTCAGTCGATGCGCGGTGTCCAAAAGCGCTATGTTGCATTTGTCGAGCGTTTCGTAAAAAAGAACGGCAACCCTGATGCCATTCATGCTCATGACTGGTTGACAATAGAAGCAGGTATGCGCGCTAAACAACTTACCGACGCCCCACTGGTCGTTCATGTTCACGCTACCGAGTTTGATCGTGCTGGTACATTTGGCGGCGGCAATCCGATTGTACATGAAATTGAATATCAAGGTCTCATGATGGCCGACCGAGTAATCGCCGTCAGCAACATTACAAAGAGCATCATTGTTCATAAGTATGGTATCCCAGCTGATAAAATTGAAGTTATTCACAATGCTATCGATGTAACAACAATGGGTAATTATGACTACGATGGGCGCACCTATCGCTACCTAGAGGCACTTCGTGCCGAGGGTCACACGGTTATATCGACTGTTACTCGCTTCACTGTCCAAAAAGGGCTTGTTAACCTTGTGCGTGGGTTTGCGAGGGCTTGCGAGAAATATGACAAACTTGCCTTGGTGTTGGCTGGCGATGGCGAGCAGCGCGATGAACTCATACAGCTTTCTGCTGACCTTGGAGTTGCTGACAGAGTATTCTTTACGGGATTTGTACGTGGTAAGCAGTGGCGTGACGCCTACAATGTTGCTGATATATTTGTCATGAGCAGTGTTAGCGAGCCGTTTGGCTTGACGGCACTCGAGGCTGCACACCACGATACCGCTCTGATTATCAGCAAACAGTCTGGTGTTGGTGAGGTTCTGAATAGTATTTTTCGCTATGATTTTTGGGATATCGACAAGCTTGCTGATCAGCTGGTTGGTATCGCCACCTCGCCCGCCCTTAAGCAGTCATTGAAAACAGATGTCAAAAACGAATATGCCAAATTGTCGTGGAACGATGTTGCCCGTAAATGCATGGCTCTCTATCGCCGCATGAAGGTGGGTGCAACAGCATGA
- a CDS encoding isopeptide-forming domain-containing fimbrial protein: MNKLKSLLVGVVAAVVSFTGYALIAGDSINALNPSARDCDNNSIIYCGAITSDELAAKYAANKTGDLPALYNHYGISAGMINGRTQKQGYVTKAGDVYYGGKVVARKAISVGRQYSSGSWAVNINGHTYYERYTGTNYAAGVDAIAVHIWFDANGKFVAAVMYSCGNALVATPVEVPVATCNSLTVDTINRTTFRLTGSASASGGATISAIHYYAYGPAGNTIAGVPGATGQSTSTVTMTLSTPGTYKLQAIALTSLGNVSSDACAKFVTVTVEPCAVPGKENLPKDSPLCTEDKPKISIEKTVNGSKTAVVKVGETFTYEIKVTNTGNVALKNSVVTDKAPKEVTLLSSSEGMVKDNNWTYTITELKVGESMSFILTAKYAKYASGTHKNTVCVDTPTVPGSPDDCDDATTTTKENITVCDTSTNKIITIDRSDYDESHMTTDITKCGDIYVCVIATKEKKTLPKNHYDETKHTTDMSKCEASTPNPKADEPVELPHTGLADVLGGGVGLSSIIGAATYYASSRRAIR, translated from the coding sequence ATGAACAAACTAAAATCATTGCTAGTAGGTGTAGTAGCGGCAGTTGTGTCATTTACGGGCTATGCGCTGATTGCGGGCGACTCAATAAATGCCCTCAACCCTTCTGCCCGCGACTGTGATAATAACTCGATTATTTACTGTGGTGCTATTACCTCAGATGAGTTAGCTGCAAAATATGCAGCCAACAAGACTGGTGACCTGCCCGCTCTATATAACCACTACGGCATTAGCGCAGGTATGATCAATGGTCGCACACAAAAGCAAGGATACGTCACCAAGGCGGGTGATGTATATTATGGCGGCAAGGTCGTTGCACGCAAAGCGATTAGTGTTGGTCGTCAATACAGTAGTGGTAGTTGGGCGGTCAATATCAATGGTCATACCTACTACGAGCGCTACACCGGTACCAACTACGCCGCAGGTGTTGATGCGATTGCCGTTCATATATGGTTCGATGCCAATGGTAAATTTGTTGCTGCTGTTATGTACTCTTGTGGTAACGCGCTAGTAGCGACACCGGTTGAAGTCCCAGTCGCAACGTGTAATAGTCTGACGGTTGACACAATTAACCGTACGACCTTCCGCCTTACCGGCAGCGCTTCTGCAAGTGGTGGTGCCACGATCAGCGCGATTCACTACTATGCCTACGGTCCGGCGGGCAACACCATCGCTGGTGTTCCGGGTGCCACTGGCCAATCGACAAGTACGGTTACGATGACTCTGTCGACGCCAGGTACCTACAAACTTCAGGCGATCGCACTGACGAGTCTCGGCAATGTTTCGAGCGATGCGTGTGCCAAGTTTGTCACTGTCACCGTCGAACCCTGTGCTGTACCAGGCAAAGAAAACTTACCAAAAGACAGTCCGCTTTGTACCGAAGACAAGCCCAAAATTAGTATCGAAAAGACTGTCAATGGCAGCAAAACAGCAGTGGTAAAAGTAGGCGAAACTTTCACGTACGAGATTAAAGTTACCAACACCGGTAATGTCGCGCTAAAGAATTCTGTTGTCACCGACAAAGCGCCAAAAGAAGTGACGCTACTAAGTTCCAGTGAAGGTATGGTAAAGGACAATAACTGGACCTACACCATTACTGAACTAAAAGTTGGCGAAAGTATGTCGTTCATTCTTACCGCAAAGTATGCGAAGTATGCTAGTGGCACCCACAAAAATACCGTGTGTGTCGATACGCCAACTGTACCCGGCAGCCCAGATGATTGTGACGACGCCACTACAACCACGAAAGAAAACATCACGGTTTGTGACACTAGCACGAACAAAATCATCACTATTGACCGCAGCGACTATGACGAAAGTCATATGACAACCGATATCACCAAGTGTGGGGATATCTACGTGTGTGTCATTGCGACCAAAGAAAAGAAAACACTGCCAAAGAATCACTACGATGAAACCAAACACACGACAGATATGAGCAAGTGTGAAGCGTCTACACCGAACCCCAAGGCAGACGAGCCTGTCGAGCTTCCTCATACCGGCCTTGCCGACGTGCTAGGTGGGGGCGTCGGCCTCAGTAGTATTATTGGTGCAGCGACTTACTATGCTTCAAGTCGCCGTGCAATACGCTAG
- a CDS encoding M48 family metallopeptidase: MASFVDAEFGEITIRRVAHARYVRIKVRTDGRFEATAPLLTPTLFIKKMVTDSRAKLRNLAAHTSIMHPYVDGQQIGKEHAIAVIPTTMVTSAQVSTLRNRIIVKLPPNSTLADKSIQQSLRVAVAKILRKEAREYLPSRLSALASTHGFRYARLRFSHSGGRWGSCTSQGTISLNIALMKLPDTLIDYVLIHELCHTRHMNHSPAFWQAVETIDPLYKTHRKLLKKHTPII, from the coding sequence ATGGCAAGTTTTGTCGACGCAGAATTTGGTGAAATCACTATTCGACGCGTGGCCCATGCTCGATATGTGCGCATAAAGGTACGTACTGATGGTCGGTTTGAAGCAACCGCACCACTACTAACTCCGACGCTTTTCATCAAAAAGATGGTAACTGATTCCCGCGCCAAGCTGCGCAACCTCGCAGCGCATACTAGTATTATGCACCCCTACGTCGATGGCCAGCAGATAGGAAAGGAGCATGCTATCGCCGTTATCCCCACAACTATGGTTACCAGTGCGCAGGTAAGTACTCTAAGGAACCGGATCATCGTCAAACTACCCCCAAACTCCACGCTTGCTGACAAATCGATCCAGCAGTCCCTTCGAGTCGCCGTGGCCAAAATCTTACGCAAAGAAGCACGCGAGTATTTACCAAGTAGACTGTCGGCGCTTGCGAGTACTCACGGCTTTCGCTACGCAAGACTTCGCTTTAGTCATAGTGGCGGTCGCTGGGGTAGCTGCACTAGTCAGGGCACCATTAGCCTCAACATCGCGCTCATGAAGCTACCCGACACACTGATTGACTATGTTCTCATCCACGAACTTTGTCACACCAGACACATGAACCATAGCCCCGCCTTCTGGCAAGCTGTTGAAACAATCGACCCGCTCTACAAAACCCATCGTAAGCTCCTCAAAAAACACACACCGATTATATAG
- a CDS encoding PAS domain S-box protein, which produces MKKRAGLNVNQRTAAIVRLAGLVLPVMLLLYGLLIQTGVIVSPHYAGDWVFLAIAISWLGLSIFQFLVLPKSRRMSAIRLILFHILAALYLLFVSGFNMPFTVGWIVLLLASFAYFSSDGLYLSVFGLFATALADILLHIDNPDYIIQNILYFVGTLAVGHIAGSISKAQEIDREELTRSQAEELLQRDRMITIVNNLADAILSTDKNGVIQVYNAACLNLIDTNTSLEGQKIDAILPLIDKDNAPFKFTRELKAASTVQNRDDLSLKIAGELIHLSVIYSPIRGVDSHGSDGSDGYIVILRDITKQKSLEEERDEFISVVSHELRTPITIAEGTLSNLQIMMDRSDIPTTTLQDNVKVAHDQVLFLAKMVNDLSTLSRAERGVADAPEAIDVSALIHDLYNEYAPQAEAKGLHFNLDLSPQLGEVVASRLYLKELLQNFVTNAIKYTKEGEVVVRVKKHDDTLDFRVSDTGIGMSKSDQAHVFEKFWRSEDYRTRETGGTGLGLYVARKLAKKLGVTIEMTSRLNHGSTFGFSMSRR; this is translated from the coding sequence ATGAAAAAACGGGCGGGGCTCAATGTCAATCAGCGGACTGCGGCGATCGTTCGTCTAGCGGGACTTGTCTTGCCGGTTATGTTGCTGCTGTATGGGCTTCTTATCCAGACAGGGGTGATTGTTTCGCCACACTACGCCGGCGACTGGGTATTTCTTGCTATCGCCATATCCTGGCTAGGCTTGAGTATATTTCAGTTTCTAGTGCTACCTAAATCTAGGCGTATGTCTGCCATCAGATTAATCCTCTTCCACATTCTTGCCGCACTCTATTTATTGTTTGTATCGGGATTCAATATGCCGTTTACCGTCGGGTGGATTGTACTGCTACTAGCCTCATTTGCCTACTTTTCGTCTGATGGTCTGTATCTTAGTGTATTTGGGCTATTTGCGACCGCTCTCGCCGACATACTGCTCCATATTGACAACCCAGACTATATTATCCAAAACATACTCTACTTTGTCGGCACACTCGCAGTAGGTCATATCGCGGGCTCGATTAGTAAGGCGCAAGAAATCGACCGCGAAGAACTAACCCGCAGCCAGGCGGAGGAGCTGCTACAGCGTGATCGTATGATCACTATTGTCAATAACCTCGCCGACGCGATACTCAGCACCGATAAAAATGGCGTGATACAGGTCTACAACGCAGCATGCCTAAACCTCATTGATACCAACACCAGCCTCGAGGGACAGAAGATCGACGCTATTTTGCCGCTTATCGACAAAGACAATGCGCCGTTCAAGTTTACCCGTGAGCTGAAAGCCGCTTCGACAGTGCAAAATAGAGATGACTTGAGTCTCAAGATCGCGGGCGAGCTTATACACCTCAGTGTCATCTACTCACCAATTCGTGGCGTCGATAGTCATGGTTCTGACGGTTCTGACGGCTACATTGTTATTCTACGCGACATCACCAAGCAAAAATCACTTGAAGAAGAGCGCGACGAGTTCATTAGCGTCGTCAGTCATGAGCTGCGCACACCAATTACCATTGCCGAGGGCACACTGAGCAACCTGCAGATTATGATGGATCGGAGCGATATCCCCACGACTACGCTCCAAGACAATGTGAAAGTTGCACATGACCAAGTACTGTTTCTTGCCAAAATGGTGAACGACCTGAGTACACTAAGCCGTGCCGAGCGTGGTGTCGCCGATGCCCCAGAGGCTATCGATGTGAGCGCACTCATCCACGACCTCTACAACGAGTATGCGCCGCAAGCCGAGGCCAAGGGATTACACTTCAACCTAGACCTTTCGCCACAGCTTGGCGAAGTAGTAGCGAGCCGCCTATATTTAAAAGAGCTGCTACAAAACTTTGTCACCAACGCAATTAAATATACCAAAGAGGGTGAGGTGGTTGTCAGAGTGAAAAAGCACGATGACACGCTTGACTTCAGAGTATCTGATACCGGAATCGGCATGAGCAAGAGTGACCAAGCACATGTGTTCGAAAAGTTTTGGCGTAGCGAAGATTACCGCACCCGGGAGACGGGTGGTACGGGTCTCGGCTTGTATGTTGCAAGAAAGCTTGCAAAGAAACTCGGTGTTACTATTGAAATGACCTCTCGACTCAACCACGGGTCGACGTTTGGGTTTAGTATGTCACGTCGCTAG